The Crocinitomicaceae bacterium genome includes a region encoding these proteins:
- a CDS encoding 3-deoxy-D-manno-octulosonic acid transferase, which translates to MKVFYSIGVWTYTLMVHVFALWNVKARKWVRGRHESWKKVETFCRDKRDRTVPLYWFHCASLGEFEQARPVIEAMKYESKCQIAISFFSPSGYEIRRNYELADLIFYLPTDSVKNAKRLLVMLHPSRIFFVKYEFWANYILTASRHKVPFYSICAVFREKQIFFTWYGSYMRKVLKAVTAIFVQDDASKELLSKIGIQSFVSGDTRYDRVMKNSRAAKRFELIDRFAEGHRIFVCGSLWSPDLNAVSTGLNNLGKGWKIILTTHEIHESELRMAESFFKNKKLVRYSQLTEKNLDAEILLIDNIGMLMHVYGYADLAYVGGAFKTGLHNILEPAAFGLPVIFGPHHAKYPEAELFIRNGIGFSVSDAMSFENTLQSLIKTDLRDQVTTFMQSQTGATEKILHRVSFGG; encoded by the coding sequence ATGAAAGTATTTTATTCCATTGGCGTTTGGACTTATACCTTGATGGTACATGTTTTCGCGTTATGGAACGTGAAAGCCCGCAAATGGGTGAGGGGCAGACATGAATCTTGGAAAAAAGTTGAAACATTTTGCCGTGATAAACGTGACAGAACTGTGCCGCTCTATTGGTTTCATTGCGCAAGTTTGGGTGAATTTGAACAGGCGCGCCCTGTTATTGAAGCCATGAAATATGAATCAAAATGTCAAATTGCCATCAGTTTTTTTTCTCCATCAGGGTATGAAATAAGAAGGAATTATGAATTGGCTGATTTGATTTTTTATCTGCCAACTGATTCTGTAAAAAACGCTAAAAGATTATTGGTCATGCTGCATCCTTCACGTATATTTTTTGTGAAGTATGAATTTTGGGCAAACTATATTCTCACTGCATCTAGGCATAAAGTACCTTTCTATTCTATTTGTGCTGTGTTCAGAGAAAAACAGATTTTTTTTACATGGTATGGCTCATACATGCGCAAAGTTTTAAAGGCGGTTACTGCTATTTTTGTGCAAGATGATGCATCAAAAGAATTGTTATCAAAAATTGGAATTCAATCTTTTGTTTCAGGTGATACACGATATGATCGGGTGATGAAAAATTCACGCGCAGCAAAAAGATTTGAGTTGATTGACCGATTTGCTGAGGGGCATCGTATTTTTGTTTGTGGATCATTGTGGAGTCCTGATTTGAATGCGGTTTCTACCGGTCTGAATAATTTGGGAAAAGGATGGAAAATCATACTGACTACTCATGAAATTCACGAGTCGGAATTGCGCATGGCTGAATCATTTTTCAAGAATAAAAAATTGGTGAGATATTCACAGCTCACGGAAAAAAATTTGGATGCTGAAATTCTTTTGATTGATAATATTGGCATGTTGATGCATGTGTATGGTTATGCTGATCTTGCTTATGTTGGTGGAGCTTTTAAAACAGGACTTCATAATATTTTAGAGCCTGCCGCGTTTGGTTTGCCGGTTATTTTTGGACCTCACCATGCAAAATATCCTGAGGCAGAATTATTCATTCGTAACGGAATTGGTTTTTCTGTTTCTGATGCGATGTCGTTTGAAAACACCTTGCAAAGTTTGATCAAAACTGATTTGCGTGATCAGGTTACCACCTTTATGCAATCACAAACCGGGGCAACTGAAAAAATTTTGCACCGGGTTTCGTTTGGCGGTTAG
- a CDS encoding ATP-binding protein — MLIEFKFRNFLSFKDEMSFLMTNVRTFTEHLDKNIIVTGKEFDLLKSAAVYGMNAAGKSNFVSALSFMVMRVHESFSDSLKKESDRPTPDYYFKLNSKTEKEPSMFEISFLYNDNIYRYGFEIKGFEIIKEWLFRKKEREILLFQRSKMSFEINANSFKEGLKFKKEVNENVLFLSHLAQNNQKISKEIVGWFKGVNAINSLTDDHYSTFTKHLMKTDPIFKKWISSALKFLEISDVEAGEDEGEIITYHNKYDENNLLVESVPFSIEKNESSGTVKLIYLLGPLFHTLRNGHVLFIDEFDVKLHVQLTRKLMKLFNEFSQNGAQIIFTGHDTNLMDKNLVRRDQIWFVSKDQYGASEMYSLSEFNSDVVRKGASYDKYYLENKFGAAEAFEINDELTNALYGK, encoded by the coding sequence ATGCTGATAGAATTTAAATTCAGAAATTTTCTTTCATTCAAGGATGAAATGTCATTTCTAATGACAAATGTTAGGACATTTACCGAGCATCTGGATAAAAACATTATTGTTACCGGAAAAGAATTTGATCTTTTAAAATCTGCTGCGGTATACGGAATGAACGCTGCTGGGAAGAGTAATTTTGTGTCAGCACTTTCTTTTATGGTGATGCGTGTGCATGAGTCATTTTCAGATTCGCTGAAGAAGGAGAGTGATAGACCAACTCCAGATTATTACTTCAAGCTAAACTCCAAAACTGAAAAGGAACCATCTATGTTTGAGATCTCCTTTTTGTACAATGATAACATATATCGTTATGGTTTTGAAATTAAAGGTTTTGAAATAATAAAGGAATGGCTATTTAGAAAAAAAGAGAGAGAAATTCTGTTGTTTCAGCGCTCAAAGATGTCTTTTGAAATTAATGCAAATTCATTCAAAGAGGGATTGAAGTTCAAAAAGGAGGTTAATGAGAATGTTTTGTTTTTAAGTCATCTAGCGCAAAACAATCAGAAAATTTCCAAAGAAATTGTAGGATGGTTTAAGGGTGTAAATGCTATCAATAGTTTGACGGATGACCATTACTCAACATTCACAAAGCACTTGATGAAAACTGATCCTATTTTTAAAAAATGGATTTCGAGTGCCTTGAAGTTTCTTGAAATTTCTGATGTTGAAGCTGGAGAAGATGAGGGAGAAATAATCACATATCATAACAAGTACGATGAAAATAACCTTTTAGTGGAGTCCGTTCCATTTTCCATTGAAAAGAATGAATCTTCCGGTACAGTCAAATTGATCTATTTGCTCGGACCACTATTTCATACATTGAGAAACGGACATGTACTTTTTATTGATGAGTTTGATGTGAAACTTCATGTGCAATTGACAAGGAAATTGATGAAGTTGTTTAATGAATTTAGTCAGAATGGCGCTCAAATCATTTTTACAGGCCACGATACCAACTTAATGGATAAGAATTTGGTAAGGAGAGATCAAATTTGGTTCGTTTCAAAAGATCAATACGGCGCCTCTGAAATGTATTCACTATCTGAATTCAACTCAGATGTAGTTCGGAAAGGGGCTTCATATGATAAATACTATCTGGAGAATAAATTCGGCGCTGCAGAAGCATTCGAAATAAATGATGAATTAACTAATGCTCTTTATGGCAAATAA
- a CDS encoding winged helix-turn-helix domain-containing protein: MHKKIKLKLCSGDAAFSSYKQLHAWVENNFIKGVNYNSLRHYVKRHFGASLKVPPKSHIKKDKEAVATFKKLQTNL, encoded by the coding sequence GTGCATAAGAAAATTAAATTGAAGCTTTGTTCAGGGGATGCCGCATTTTCAAGCTACAAACAATTACATGCGTGGGTGGAAAATAATTTTATTAAAGGAGTTAATTACAACAGCTTGCGTCATTATGTTAAAAGGCACTTTGGCGCATCGTTAAAAGTACCCCCAAAGAGTCATATTAAAAAGGATAAAGAAGCGGTTGCTACTTTTAAAAAACTTCAAACGAATCTGTAA
- a CDS encoding UDP-glucose/GDP-mannose dehydrogenase family protein — MKKIAVVGTGYVGLVTGTCFAETGNKVICVDIDQNKIKRMRDGEVPIYEPHLDVIFERNIRENRLSFTTSLDEAIKEAEIIFLALPTPPGEDGSADLRYVLGVADDLGKKITSYKVIVDKSTVPVGTAEKVRAAIAKHAKVDFDVVSNPEFLREGFAVDDFLKPDRVVIGTSSDRARNVMRELYKPFVRQGNPIIFMDEKSAELTKYAANSFLATKITFMNEIANFCEKVGADVDDVRIGIGSDSRIGKRFLFPGIGFGGSCFPKDVQALVKSGKEAGHNFKIISAVLDVNEGQKIRLVEKAENYFGNLKGKKIALWGLAFKPDTDDIREAPSLYIIDQLLAKGASVTAYDPEAMQNVKTLYDGKIIFATEQYQTLEGADALMIATEWSAFRNPDFDLMKKNLNEPVIFDGRNLFDLDEMKDKGFYYESIGRKTILP; from the coding sequence ATGAAAAAAATTGCAGTAGTAGGAACAGGCTATGTTGGACTTGTAACCGGTACTTGTTTTGCCGAAACAGGAAACAAAGTAATTTGCGTTGATATTGACCAAAACAAAATCAAACGGATGCGCGATGGTGAAGTACCAATTTACGAACCTCATCTTGATGTTATTTTTGAGAGAAACATTCGTGAAAATCGTCTGAGTTTTACAACCAGTTTAGATGAAGCAATTAAAGAAGCAGAAATTATTTTTCTTGCTTTGCCTACGCCTCCGGGTGAAGATGGTTCAGCTGATCTGAGATATGTACTTGGTGTTGCAGATGATCTTGGAAAAAAAATCACATCCTATAAAGTCATCGTAGATAAATCAACGGTGCCCGTAGGTACAGCTGAAAAAGTTCGCGCAGCCATTGCAAAACATGCTAAAGTTGATTTTGATGTGGTGTCAAATCCTGAATTTTTACGTGAGGGTTTTGCAGTAGATGATTTCCTGAAACCTGATCGTGTGGTAATTGGCACCAGCTCAGACAGAGCAAGAAATGTAATGCGTGAATTATATAAACCATTTGTGCGTCAGGGAAACCCGATCATTTTCATGGATGAAAAATCTGCTGAATTAACAAAGTACGCCGCCAATTCTTTTCTGGCCACTAAAATTACGTTCATGAATGAGATTGCCAATTTTTGTGAAAAAGTGGGAGCAGATGTAGATGATGTGCGCATAGGAATTGGATCTGATTCACGCATTGGAAAAAGATTTTTATTCCCGGGTATTGGTTTTGGCGGAAGCTGTTTTCCAAAAGATGTACAGGCACTTGTTAAATCAGGCAAAGAAGCAGGGCACAATTTTAAAATTATATCTGCCGTACTAGATGTAAATGAAGGACAAAAAATTCGTCTGGTTGAAAAAGCTGAAAATTATTTTGGCAATCTAAAAGGAAAAAAAATTGCGCTGTGGGGTTTGGCATTCAAACCTGATACAGACGACATACGTGAAGCGCCATCACTTTATATCATTGATCAACTGCTGGCAAAAGGAGCAAGTGTTACAGCGTATGATCCTGAAGCCATGCAAAATGTGAAAACATTGTATGACGGTAAAATAATTTTCGCAACTGAACAATACCAAACACTTGAAGGAGCAGATGCACTTATGATAGCAACTGAGTGGTCTGCATTCAGAAATCCTGATTTTGATTTAATGAAAAAAAATCTGAATGAACCGGTAATTTTTGATGGCAGAAATTTATTTGATTTGGATGAAATGAAAGATAAAGGCTTCTATTACGAAAGTATTGGACGTAAAACAATTTTACCTTAA
- a CDS encoding glutamate racemase: protein MNKPIGIFDSGIGGLTVAKAIADALPNETIIYFGDTAHLPYGDKSKESIIMYSKRITGFLLAKGCKAIVIACNTASAHAYADLKKFYPKVPIINVIDPTVEYCLSKYKKGKIGVIATRGTIKSRIYPRKLNKANPALEVPQTATPLLAPMIEEGFFNNKISKTIIHSYLTTKNFEKIDALILACTHYPLIKKEVTAYFKRPVEVIDSATVVADYTRKTLKELNLLNKKKGGKNLFFISDYTESFEETSKLFFGNVIELKEERIWD, encoded by the coding sequence ATGAATAAACCAATCGGAATTTTTGATTCAGGTATCGGTGGGCTCACGGTTGCAAAGGCTATTGCTGATGCACTACCCAACGAAACCATCATTTATTTTGGTGATACCGCCCACTTACCTTATGGTGATAAATCAAAAGAATCTATCATCATGTATTCAAAACGCATTACCGGATTTCTTCTTGCAAAAGGATGCAAAGCCATTGTAATTGCATGTAATACTGCCTCAGCTCATGCTTATGCTGATTTGAAAAAGTTTTATCCCAAAGTTCCAATCATTAACGTGATTGATCCAACGGTTGAATATTGTTTATCAAAATATAAAAAAGGAAAAATTGGTGTGATAGCAACACGTGGAACAATCAAGTCACGTATTTATCCACGAAAATTAAACAAGGCAAATCCCGCTCTTGAAGTCCCGCAAACAGCAACGCCTCTTTTAGCTCCCATGATTGAGGAAGGATTTTTTAATAATAAAATTTCAAAAACTATTATTCACTCGTATCTCACAACCAAAAACTTTGAAAAAATTGATGCGCTTATTCTTGCTTGTACTCATTATCCTTTAATTAAAAAAGAAGTGACTGCCTACTTTAAACGGCCGGTAGAAGTGATTGATTCAGCAACTGTGGTAGCAGATTATACCCGTAAGACATTAAAAGAACTGAATTTACTCAACAAGAAAAAAGGTGGAAAAAATTTGTTTTTCATTTCTGATTATACTGAATCATTTGAAGAAACTTCTAAACTATTTTTCGGCAACGTGATTGAATTAAAAGAAGAACGTATTTGGGATTAA
- a CDS encoding DegT/DnrJ/EryC1/StrS family aminotransferase, protein MKPIQMVDLVSQYEAIKTEVDQAIHQVIQTATFINGPEVKDFQIDLEKYLGVKHVIPCANGTDAIQIALMALDLQPGDEVITSDFTFAATVEVVGLLRLKPIIVDVDADTMNISVDAIKKAITPKTKAIIPVHLFGQCADMEPILKLAAEHNIAVVEDTAQAIGAEYTFSNGKKVKAGCMGDIGTTSFFPSKNLGCYGDGGAIFTNNDELAGLMRSIVNHGMGKRYYYERIGVNSRLDSIQAAILRIKLRQLDAYASRRNQAAAHYDNFFKQIPGVKIPARAKNSTHVFHQYTLQIDGINQFEMQEALQKKGVPAMIYYPVPIHTQQAYGPENFKHENFPVTNHLCKTVISFPMHTELTSEQLDLICNSVKDYLASK, encoded by the coding sequence ATGAAACCAATTCAAATGGTGGATCTCGTGTCGCAATACGAAGCCATCAAAACTGAAGTTGATCAGGCCATTCATCAGGTCATTCAAACTGCCACATTCATCAACGGACCAGAAGTAAAAGATTTTCAAATTGATCTTGAAAAATATCTTGGTGTTAAACATGTGATTCCTTGCGCTAACGGAACTGATGCCATTCAGATTGCGCTTATGGCACTTGACTTGCAACCCGGTGATGAAGTAATCACATCTGATTTCACCTTTGCCGCAACAGTTGAAGTAGTTGGTCTTTTAAGATTGAAACCCATCATTGTGGATGTAGATGCTGACACCATGAACATTTCAGTTGATGCTATTAAAAAAGCCATAACACCAAAAACAAAAGCGATCATTCCGGTACATTTATTTGGACAATGTGCGGACATGGAACCCATACTCAAACTTGCAGCAGAACACAATATTGCTGTTGTTGAAGATACTGCGCAGGCTATTGGAGCCGAATACACGTTTAGCAACGGAAAAAAAGTAAAAGCCGGCTGCATGGGTGATATTGGTACAACCTCTTTTTTCCCTTCAAAAAATTTAGGATGTTACGGTGATGGTGGTGCCATTTTTACCAATAACGATGAGCTGGCAGGCCTCATGCGCTCTATTGTCAATCACGGCATGGGTAAAAGATATTACTATGAGCGTATTGGTGTAAATTCAAGATTGGATTCCATTCAGGCTGCTATTCTACGCATTAAACTTAGACAACTGGATGCCTACGCATCACGCAGAAATCAGGCAGCTGCACATTATGACAATTTTTTCAAACAAATTCCGGGTGTGAAAATTCCGGCAAGAGCAAAAAATTCAACTCACGTTTTTCATCAATACACTTTGCAGATTGATGGCATCAACCAATTTGAAATGCAAGAAGCATTACAGAAAAAAGGTGTGCCTGCCATGATCTATTATCCGGTGCCTATTCACACCCAACAAGCATACGGGCCTGAAAATTTTAAACACGAAAATTTTCCGGTTACTAATCACTTGTGCAAAACAGTTATCTCATTTCCTATGCATACTGAGCTAACCTCAGAACAACTTGATTTAATTTGCAACTCAGTGAAAGATTATCTTGCTTCTAAATAA